A region of Panicum virgatum strain AP13 chromosome 8N, P.virgatum_v5, whole genome shotgun sequence DNA encodes the following proteins:
- the LOC120686043 gene encoding uncharacterized protein LOC120686043, with amino-acid sequence MAAAAAGAAHEGSARRKRAYARPELEALRGAPSEEAQVRLWANVRAALAAAGFSGEYDGLLVAEDEEPRSRRGSKGRKAAGGGGAGAGRKWGEERAAAAPRLSGVLEIGAWRNGDLGVSHEHFFEAGAHDPGVAYGLVEEQGEDVECEDDSDDDYEGILKPAFAVDGDPDFQSGEPLDGFEYLRRVRWEARQIPRVKVAKVDLSAARKEQTPYMPEIPDIPMCLPDLRASKQWEDAFLTHFSETRLVFSELVSSDEPSVSGGMKNYTKPVSSKESQTEPTLTMLRNMDAVARAATLRSYIDMIQSLDSLSRNNCLWLFALCVAVDAPLDAETCASLRSLLRKCATILITKSEMDDEVVMLNILMAISGVGEGRAWCSGRAYRL; translated from the exons atggcggccgccgcagccggggCGGCCCACGAGGGATCCGCGCGCAGGAAGAGAGCGTACGCGAGGCCGGAGCTCGAGGCGCTCAGGGGCGCCCCGTCGGAGGAGGCGCAGGTGCGGTTGTGGGCCAATgtccgcgccgccctcgccgctgccggcTTCTCCGGCGAGTACGACGGTCTCCTCGTCGCTGAAGACGAGGAGCCTCGGAGCAGGAGGGGGAGCAAGGGGAGGAAGGCCGCGGGCGGGGGAGGCGCTGGGGCCGGGAGGAAGTGGGGCgaagagagggcggcggcggcgccccggttGTCTG GTGTGCTCGAGATTGGTGCGTGGAGAAATGGGGATTTGGGGGTTTCTCACGAGCACTTCTTCGAGGCTGGTGCTCACGACCCTGGTGTGGCGTATGGATTAGTTGAAGAGCAGGGTGAAGATGTGGAGTGTGAAGATGACAGCGATGATGACTATGAGGGCATTTTGAAGCCTGCATTTGCGGTGGACGGGGATCCTGATTTCCAGTCTGGAGAGCCTCTTGACGGTTTTGAGTATCTTCGGCGTGTCAG GTGGGAGGCTAGGCAAATCCCTAGAGTGAAGGTAGCCAAGGTGGATTTGAGTGCAGCTAGAAAGGAGCAAACCCCTTATATGCCGGAAATTCCTGACATACCCATGTGCTTACCTGATTTGCGCGCATCAAAGCAATGGGAAGATGCATTTCTTACCCATTTTTCTGAGACCAGACTG GTGTTCTCCGAGCTTGTCAGCTCTGATGAGCCATCTGTATCTGGTGGAATGAAAAACTACACGAAACCTGTAAGCAGCAAGGAATCACAGACTGAACCAACACTGACAATGCTTCGCAACATGGATGCAGTTGCGAGAGCTGCGACGCTAAGGAGCTACATAGATATGATCCAGAGTTTGGACTCGCTCTCAAGGAATAACTGCCTGTGGCTTTTTGCACTCTGTGTAGCCGTGGATGCTCCCTTGGATGCAGAGACATGTGCCTCCCTAAGGTCCTTGCTGCGCAAGTGCGCAACCATCCTTATCACAAAGTCGGAGATGGACGATGAGGTTGTAATGCTGAATATACTGATGGCAATATCTGGAGTCGgagaagggcgggcctggtgcagcggtagagcctaccgtctgtaa